One window from the genome of Paracoccus marcusii encodes:
- a CDS encoding mannose-1-phosphate guanylyltransferase/mannose-6-phosphate isomerase yields the protein MTMITPVLMAGGSGTRLWPVSRKSFPKQFAALTGDETLFQASARRLSGAGFAAPVVMTNSDFRFIVAEQLEQAGIAPGRIVIEPAGRNTAPAILAAALMVAADDPDGLVLVAPSDHVIPDAAAFAATVAQGAQAAAQGRIVTFGITPDRPETGYGYLELAGAGEGPQPLARFVEKPDADRAGQMLAAGNYLWNAGIFLFSARTMIEAFRAHAPAYLEPVQQALDQAHLDLGFLRLAKAPWAGVEDQSIDYAVMEKADNLTVVRFSGRWSDLGGWDAVWREALDHAPSDHGVVTDGNSTAIDCQDVLLRSDSDDLKVVGIGLRDVMVVATSDAVLVADRGRAQDVRLAVSALKAKRAKQAEAFPRDHRPWGWFETLALADRFQVKRIVVKPGAALSLQSHVHRSEHWIVVSGTARVTVDDSVTLVTENQSIYVPLGAVHRMENPGKVPMVLIEVQTGSYLGEDDIIRYEDVYSRSSAD from the coding sequence ATGACGATGATTACACCGGTGCTGATGGCGGGCGGTTCGGGCACGCGGCTGTGGCCCGTGTCGCGCAAGAGCTTTCCCAAGCAGTTCGCCGCCCTGACCGGGGACGAGACGCTGTTCCAAGCCTCGGCCCGGCGGCTGTCGGGCGCGGGATTCGCGGCGCCGGTGGTAATGACCAATTCCGACTTCCGCTTCATCGTGGCCGAACAGCTGGAGCAGGCGGGCATCGCGCCGGGCCGCATCGTGATCGAACCCGCGGGCCGCAACACGGCGCCGGCGATCCTGGCGGCGGCGCTGATGGTGGCGGCGGATGATCCCGACGGGCTGGTGCTGGTCGCGCCGTCCGATCACGTGATCCCCGACGCCGCGGCCTTTGCCGCGACCGTGGCCCAGGGCGCCCAGGCCGCGGCGCAGGGGCGCATCGTGACCTTCGGCATCACCCCCGACCGCCCGGAGACGGGTTACGGCTATCTGGAACTGGCCGGTGCCGGAGAGGGGCCGCAGCCCCTGGCGCGGTTTGTCGAGAAGCCTGACGCCGATCGGGCGGGCCAGATGCTGGCGGCGGGCAACTATCTGTGGAACGCGGGTATCTTCCTGTTCAGCGCCCGCACCATGATCGAGGCGTTCCGCGCCCACGCCCCCGCTTATCTGGAGCCTGTCCAGCAGGCGCTGGACCAGGCGCATCTGGACCTGGGCTTTTTGCGGCTGGCCAAGGCGCCCTGGGCGGGGGTCGAGGATCAGTCGATCGACTATGCCGTGATGGAAAAGGCCGACAACCTGACCGTAGTGCGGTTTTCGGGTCGCTGGTCGGACCTGGGCGGCTGGGACGCGGTCTGGCGCGAGGCGCTGGACCATGCGCCGTCGGATCACGGCGTGGTCACCGACGGCAATTCCACCGCGATCGACTGTCAGGACGTGCTGCTGCGGTCGGACAGCGACGATCTCAAGGTCGTGGGCATCGGGCTGCGCGACGTGATGGTGGTGGCGACCTCGGACGCGGTGCTGGTCGCCGACCGGGGCCGGGCGCAGGACGTGCGGCTGGCCGTGTCCGCTTTGAAGGCCAAGCGCGCCAAGCAGGCCGAGGCGTTCCCCCGCGACCATCGCCCCTGGGGCTGGTTCGAGACGCTGGCCCTGGCAGACCGCTTTCAGGTCAAGCGCATCGTGGTGAAACCCGGTGCGGCCCTGTCGCTGCAAAGCCATGTCCACCGGTCGGAACACTGGATCGTGGTGTCGGGCACAGCGCGGGTCACCGTCGACGACAGCGTGACCCTGGTGACCGAGAACCAGTCGATCTATGTGCCCCTGGGCGCCGTCCACCGGATGGAGAACCCCGGCAAGGTGCCGATGGTCCTGATCGAGGTGCAGACCGGCAGCTATCTGGGCGAGGACGACATCATCCGCTACGAGGATGTCTATTCGCGCAGCAGCGCCGACTGA
- a CDS encoding DsbA family protein, with the protein MTRLTAAFFLGTSLALSAPAMAFDISAMTDDEKAAFGEAVRDYLMENPQVLIESINVLENRQAQDAAQTDLQLVEANSDALFDDGHSWVGGNPDGDLTMVEFIDYRCGVCRQFNAEVHDAVEEDGNIRLILKEFPILGEESVLSSRFAISVHQIAGDEAYEKAHDALMALRAPATDESLRGIAEEIGVDADAIMAHMDTDAVNMVLQKNHELGQTMAIQGTPTFVIGDQMLRGVPRAGVAQTIAQIRESM; encoded by the coding sequence ATGACACGCCTGACCGCCGCCTTTTTCCTGGGGACCAGCCTGGCCCTGTCCGCGCCCGCGATGGCCTTCGACATCTCGGCCATGACCGACGATGAAAAGGCCGCCTTCGGCGAGGCGGTGCGCGACTATCTGATGGAGAACCCGCAGGTGCTGATCGAATCGATCAACGTGCTGGAGAACCGCCAGGCCCAGGATGCGGCGCAGACCGACCTGCAGCTGGTCGAGGCCAACAGCGACGCGCTGTTCGACGATGGGCACAGCTGGGTGGGCGGCAACCCGGACGGCGACCTGACCATGGTCGAGTTCATCGACTATCGCTGCGGCGTCTGCCGCCAGTTCAACGCCGAGGTCCATGACGCGGTCGAGGAAGATGGCAACATCCGTCTGATCCTGAAGGAATTTCCGATTCTTGGGGAGGAAAGCGTGCTGTCCAGCCGCTTTGCCATCTCGGTCCACCAGATCGCCGGGGACGAGGCATATGAAAAGGCTCATGACGCGCTGATGGCCCTGCGCGCGCCTGCGACGGATGAATCGCTGCGCGGCATAGCCGAAGAGATCGGCGTCGATGCCGACGCGATCATGGCGCATATGGACACGGATGCGGTGAACATGGTCCTGCAGAAGAACCACGAGCTGGGCCAGACGATGGCGATCCAGGGGACGCCGACCTTCGTGATCGGCGACCAGATGCTGCGCGGCGTTCCGCGGGCGGGCGTGGCCCAGACCATCGCCCAGATCCGCGAAAGCATGTGA
- a CDS encoding vitamin B12-dependent ribonucleotide reductase, with the protein MKIERRFTTETGGAYAGIAFTTTLSEIRNPDGTVVFRNDAVEVPEGWSQVASDVIAQKYFRRAGVPARLKPVREKGVPEFLWRHVPDHAAMADLPEDARFGGETSAAQVFDRLAGAWTYWGWKGGYFTTEADARAYLDEMRHMLARQMGAPNSPQWFNTGLHWAYGIDGPGQGHFYVDHKTATLTASTSAYEHPQPHACFIQSVSDDLVNEGGIMDLWVREARLFKYGSGTGTNFSSLRGEGERLSGGGKSSGLMGFLKIGDRAAGAIKSGGTTRRAAKMVICDMDHPDIEAFVNWKVIEEQKVASLVAGSKLHERELNGIFAAIRTGGGEVDPARNDALKAAIRSAKRAMIPETYVNRVLQYARQGFDSIEFPTYDTDWDSEAYVSVSGQNSNNSVRVTDAFLRAVREDAPWELIRRTDGTVAKTVSARDLWDQIGHAAWACADPGIQFHDTVNAWHTCPEDGPIRGSNPCSEYMFLDDTACNLASMNLLTFWTDGRFDADAYVHASRLWTVTLEISVLMAQFPSREIAQRSYDFRTLGLGYANIGGLLMNMGLGYDSDQGRAICGALSAIMTGTAYATSARMAAELGAFPGHARNADHMLRVIRNHRAAAHGTACEGVNVAPVALDAANCPDVGLVELARAAWDEALALGQAHGFRNAQTTVIAPTGTIGLVMDCDTTGIEPDFALVKFKKLAGGGYFKIINQSVPAALEKLGYAPAQIEEIVGHAVGHATLGNCPAINHASLAGHGFGAAEIAKVEAALPSAFDIRFVFNQWTLGEDFCRGTLGIPADKLSDPSFDLLRHLGFSRAQIDAANDHVCGTMTLEGAPHLRAEHLPVFDCANPCGKTGTRYLSVESHIHMMAAAQSFISGAISKTINMPSSATIADTLAAYELSHSLGIKANALYRDGSKLSQPLASALIDDDEEAEEILAHGSTHDKARVLAEKIVERVIVKEIVRSNREKLPQRRKGYTQKAIVGGHKVYLRTGEYDDGKLGEIFIDMHKEGAGFRAMMNNFAIAVSVGLQYGVPLEEFVDAFTFTRFEPAGMVQGNDSIKNATSILDYVFRELAVSYLDRTDLAHVAPEGARFDEMGGGEDEGRLSQPSELKSLTMLKQISSAGYLRKRMPQDLMALQAGVSVTAVTTGMATGLDLRAKARMQGYEGDPCGECGNYTLVRNGTCMKCNTCGGTSGCS; encoded by the coding sequence ATGAAGATCGAGCGGCGCTTTACCACGGAAACCGGCGGGGCCTATGCCGGCATCGCGTTCACCACCACCCTCAGCGAGATCCGCAATCCGGACGGCACGGTGGTCTTTCGCAACGACGCGGTCGAGGTCCCCGAGGGCTGGAGCCAGGTCGCAAGCGACGTCATCGCCCAGAAATACTTTCGCCGCGCCGGCGTTCCCGCGCGGCTGAAGCCCGTCCGCGAAAAGGGCGTGCCCGAATTCCTGTGGCGCCACGTTCCCGACCATGCCGCGATGGCCGACCTTCCCGAAGACGCCCGGTTCGGCGGAGAGACCAGCGCCGCGCAGGTCTTTGACCGCCTGGCGGGGGCTTGGACCTATTGGGGCTGGAAAGGTGGCTATTTCACGACCGAGGCCGATGCCCGCGCCTATCTGGACGAGATGCGCCACATGCTGGCCCGCCAGATGGGTGCGCCCAACAGCCCGCAATGGTTCAACACCGGCCTGCATTGGGCCTATGGCATCGACGGGCCGGGGCAGGGACATTTCTATGTCGATCACAAGACGGCCACGCTGACCGCATCGACCAGCGCCTATGAGCATCCCCAGCCGCATGCCTGCTTCATCCAGTCGGTCAGCGACGATCTGGTGAACGAGGGCGGCATCATGGACCTGTGGGTCCGCGAGGCGCGCCTGTTCAAGTACGGCAGCGGCACCGGCACCAACTTCTCGTCACTGCGCGGCGAGGGTGAGCGGCTGTCCGGCGGCGGCAAGTCGTCGGGCCTGATGGGATTCCTGAAGATCGGCGACCGGGCCGCGGGTGCGATCAAGTCGGGCGGCACGACGCGCCGCGCGGCCAAGATGGTCATCTGCGACATGGACCATCCCGACATCGAGGCCTTCGTGAACTGGAAGGTGATCGAGGAGCAGAAGGTTGCGTCCCTGGTCGCCGGCTCCAAGCTGCACGAGCGTGAGCTGAACGGCATCTTCGCGGCGATCCGCACCGGCGGTGGAGAAGTCGATCCGGCCCGCAACGACGCCCTGAAGGCCGCGATCCGCAGCGCCAAGCGCGCGATGATCCCCGAGACCTATGTGAACCGCGTGCTGCAATACGCGCGCCAGGGCTTCGACAGCATCGAGTTCCCGACCTATGACACGGACTGGGATTCCGAGGCTTATGTGTCGGTGTCGGGCCAGAACTCGAACAACTCGGTCCGGGTGACGGATGCCTTCCTGCGCGCGGTGCGCGAGGATGCGCCGTGGGAGCTGATCCGCCGCACCGACGGGACGGTCGCCAAGACCGTGTCTGCGCGCGACCTGTGGGACCAGATCGGTCATGCGGCCTGGGCCTGCGCCGATCCGGGCATCCAGTTCCACGACACGGTCAACGCCTGGCACACCTGCCCCGAGGACGGGCCGATCCGCGGATCGAACCCGTGCAGCGAATACATGTTCCTGGACGACACCGCCTGCAACCTGGCGTCCATGAACCTGCTGACCTTCTGGACCGACGGCCGGTTCGACGCCGACGCCTATGTCCATGCCAGCCGGCTATGGACCGTCACGCTGGAGATCAGCGTGCTGATGGCGCAGTTCCCCTCGCGCGAGATCGCGCAGCGCAGCTATGACTTCCGCACGCTGGGGCTGGGCTATGCCAATATCGGCGGTCTGCTGATGAACATGGGCTTGGGCTATGACAGCGACCAGGGCCGCGCGATCTGCGGGGCGCTGTCGGCGATCATGACCGGCACGGCCTATGCAACCAGCGCGCGGATGGCGGCGGAACTGGGCGCGTTCCCGGGCCATGCCCGCAACGCCGACCACATGCTGCGCGTGATCCGCAACCACCGCGCCGCGGCGCATGGCACGGCGTGCGAGGGCGTGAACGTCGCCCCCGTGGCGCTGGACGCCGCGAACTGCCCGGATGTCGGCCTGGTCGAGCTGGCCCGCGCGGCCTGGGACGAGGCGCTGGCCCTGGGCCAGGCGCACGGCTTCCGCAACGCCCAGACCACCGTCATCGCGCCCACCGGCACGATCGGCCTGGTGATGGATTGCGACACGACCGGGATCGAGCCGGACTTTGCCCTGGTCAAGTTCAAGAAGCTGGCGGGCGGCGGCTATTTCAAGATCATCAACCAGTCGGTCCCGGCGGCGCTGGAGAAGCTGGGCTATGCGCCAGCGCAGATCGAGGAGATCGTGGGCCACGCGGTGGGCCACGCCACCTTGGGCAACTGCCCCGCCATCAACCATGCATCGCTGGCCGGTCACGGCTTCGGCGCGGCCGAGATCGCCAAGGTCGAGGCGGCTCTGCCGTCAGCCTTCGACATCCGCTTCGTCTTCAACCAATGGACGCTGGGAGAGGATTTCTGCCGCGGGACCCTGGGCATCCCGGCGGACAAGCTGTCGGACCCCAGCTTCGACCTGCTGCGCCATCTGGGCTTCAGCCGGGCGCAGATCGACGCGGCCAACGACCATGTCTGCGGGACGATGACGCTGGAAGGCGCGCCGCATCTGCGGGCCGAGCATCTGCCCGTATTCGACTGCGCCAATCCCTGCGGCAAGACCGGCACGCGCTATCTGTCGGTGGAAAGCCACATCCACATGATGGCCGCGGCGCAAAGCTTCATTTCCGGGGCGATCAGCAAGACGATCAACATGCCCTCCAGCGCGACCATCGCGGACACGCTGGCGGCGTACGAGCTGTCGCACAGCCTGGGGATCAAGGCCAACGCCCTCTATCGCGACGGCTCCAAGCTGAGCCAGCCGCTGGCCAGCGCCCTGATCGACGACGACGAGGAGGCCGAGGAGATCCTGGCCCACGGGTCCACCCACGACAAGGCCCGCGTCCTGGCCGAGAAGATCGTCGAGCGCGTCATCGTCAAGGAGATCGTCCGGTCGAACCGCGAGAAGCTGCCGCAGCGCCGCAAGGGGTACACCCAGAAGGCCATCGTCGGCGGTCACAAGGTCTATCTGCGCACCGGCGAATATGACGACGGCAAGCTGGGCGAGATCTTCATCGACATGCACAAGGAAGGCGCAGGCTTCCGGGCGATGATGAACAACTTTGCCATCGCCGTGTCGGTGGGCCTGCAATACGGCGTGCCGCTGGAGGAATTCGTGGACGCCTTCACCTTCACCCGGTTCGAGCCGGCGGGCATGGTTCAGGGCAATGACAGCATCAAGAACGCGACTTCGATCCTGGACTATGTGTTCCGCGAGCTGGCCGTCAGCTATCTGGACCGCACCGACCTGGCCCATGTCGCCCCCGAGGGCGCGCGTTTCGACGAGATGGGCGGCGGCGAGGACGAGGGGCGCCTCAGCCAGCCGTCCGAGCTGAAGTCGCTGACCATGCTGAAGCAGATCAGCAGCGCGGGCTATCTGCGCAAGCGGATGCCGCAGGACCTGATGGCGCTGCAGGCCGGCGTGTCGGTGACGGCGGTCACGACGGGGATGGCCACGGGGCTGGACCTGCGCGCCAAGGCCCGGATGCAGGGATACGAAGGCGATCCCTGCGGCGAATGCGGCAACTACACGCTGGTGCGCAACGGTACCTGCATGAAATGCAACACCTGCGGCGGCACCAGCGGCTGCAGCTGA
- a CDS encoding 5-formyltetrahydrofolate cyclo-ligase, translating into MTADKARLRAQALAARAAGGDGQALSRHLIATLTPHARAVLAGYWPMRDEADPRAAMAAHDGPLVLPVVTGKARPLVFRRWRGEALVPGPFGTAHPADSAEVLTPRVLIVPLAGFDRQGNRLGYGGGFYDRTLELLRESGPVTAIGLAYACQQLDLIPAEPTDQPLDLIVTDDGVLTPMR; encoded by the coding sequence GTGACCGCGGACAAGGCCCGGCTGCGCGCGCAGGCGCTGGCGGCCCGTGCCGCGGGCGGCGACGGGCAGGCCCTGTCGCGCCACCTGATCGCGACGCTGACACCCCATGCACGCGCGGTTCTGGCCGGATACTGGCCCATGCGCGACGAGGCCGATCCCCGCGCCGCGATGGCCGCGCACGACGGGCCGCTGGTGCTGCCGGTGGTGACCGGCAAGGCGCGCCCGCTGGTCTTTCGCCGCTGGCGGGGCGAGGCGCTGGTGCCCGGACCCTTCGGCACGGCGCACCCGGCCGATTCGGCCGAGGTGCTGACGCCCCGCGTGCTGATCGTTCCGCTGGCGGGGTTCGACCGGCAGGGAAACCGCCTTGGCTATGGCGGCGGGTTCTATGACAGGACGTTGGAATTGCTGCGCGAATCCGGTCCGGTGACGGCGATCGGGCTGGCCTATGCCTGCCAGCAGCTGGATCTGATCCCGGCCGAGCCGACGGACCAGCCGCTGGACCTGATCGTGACCGATGATGGTGTCCTGACGCCCATGCGCTGA
- the mgtE gene encoding magnesium transporter — translation MADENRATETDDLLDRVDAAVEAGDRAALDAALEPMHPADIADLIERLTPGDRRAFLTLYADGIDGDVLSEIDESIREEVLEQLPRAVLDDAVREMDSDDVVDLVEDLDDAERALILAALDAGDRAAVQQSLAYPEYSAGRLMQSEVVTAPEHWTVARAIQFLRAEEWLPEQFYHIVLVDPRRHPVGYVTLGRLLASRSDATLRELAEDSFRTISAFAEEAEVAYVFNQYHLISAPVVDRDDRLVGVITIDDAMQVLDEEHEEDILRLAGVGDESSISDSVMQTVRQRVPWLATNIVTALAAASVIAFFEDAIAQLVALAVLMPIVASMGGNAGTQTLTVAVRGLATRDLSRANALRVVRREVIVGLTNGVFFGVIMAAITWVWFRDPGLAAVIGSAMIINLLVAALAGILIPLGLNKLGADPALASGTFVTMMTDVIGFLAFLGLATAVLL, via the coding sequence ATGGCCGACGAAAACCGCGCGACCGAAACCGACGATCTGCTGGACCGCGTCGACGCGGCGGTCGAGGCCGGCGACCGCGCCGCACTGGACGCGGCGCTGGAGCCGATGCACCCGGCCGACATCGCCGACCTGATCGAGCGGCTGACCCCCGGCGACCGCCGCGCCTTCCTGACGCTTTATGCCGACGGCATCGACGGCGATGTCCTGTCCGAGATCGACGAATCCATCCGCGAGGAGGTGCTGGAGCAGCTGCCCCGCGCGGTCCTGGACGATGCCGTTCGCGAGATGGACAGCGACGACGTCGTCGACCTGGTCGAGGACCTGGACGATGCCGAGCGGGCGCTGATCCTGGCCGCGCTGGATGCGGGCGACCGCGCGGCGGTCCAGCAGTCGCTGGCCTATCCCGAATATTCCGCCGGCCGCCTGATGCAGTCCGAGGTCGTCACAGCGCCCGAGCATTGGACCGTGGCCCGCGCCATCCAGTTCCTGCGCGCCGAGGAATGGCTGCCCGAACAGTTCTATCACATCGTCCTGGTCGATCCGCGCCGTCATCCGGTGGGCTATGTCACGCTGGGTCGCCTGCTGGCATCGCGCAGCGACGCCACGCTGCGCGAGCTGGCCGAGGACAGCTTTCGCACCATCAGCGCCTTTGCCGAAGAGGCCGAGGTCGCCTATGTCTTCAACCAGTATCACCTGATCTCTGCCCCCGTCGTGGACCGCGACGACCGCCTGGTGGGCGTCATCACCATCGACGACGCGATGCAGGTCCTGGACGAGGAGCACGAGGAGGACATCCTGCGCCTGGCCGGGGTGGGCGACGAATCCAGCATCTCGGACAGCGTGATGCAGACGGTGCGCCAGCGCGTGCCGTGGCTGGCCACCAACATCGTCACCGCCCTGGCCGCCGCCAGCGTCATCGCCTTCTTCGAGGACGCCATCGCCCAGTTGGTGGCTTTGGCCGTGCTGATGCCGATCGTGGCGTCGATGGGGGGCAACGCGGGGACGCAGACGCTGACCGTTGCGGTGCGCGGCCTTGCGACGCGCGACCTCAGCCGGGCCAACGCCCTGCGCGTCGTCCGGCGCGAGGTCATCGTGGGGCTGACCAACGGAGTGTTCTTCGGGGTCATCATGGCTGCGATCACCTGGGTCTGGTTCCGCGATCCGGGTCTGGCGGCGGTGATCGGGTCGGCGATGATCATCAATCTGCTGGTCGCCGCGCTGGCGGGCATCCTGATCCCGCTTGGCCTGAACAAGCTGGGCGCGGACCCGGCGCTGGCGTCGGGAACCTTCGTGACCATGATGACCGACGTGATCGGTTTCCTGGCCTTCCTGGGGCTGGCCACGGCGGTGCTGCTGTGA
- a CDS encoding pyridoxal phosphate-dependent aminotransferase: MRHSLRGQVDPFIVMDVMEAAARAEAAGRHVIHMEVGQPGTPAPLGARQALAQALEQPLGYTLALGLPALRQGIADLYRRWYGVDLDPARVVVTPGSSGAFILAFSALFDAGDRVAMGYPGYPSYRQILRAMSLTPVGIPTRPEDRYQPRPDDLPDDVQGLILASPGNPSGTVLTVPELAGLTQAAAARGMAVISDEIYHGLSYADRCHSALEVTDEVLVVNSFSKYFSMTGWRVGWMVVPPDMVRTVERLAQNLFICPPHASQVAALAALDCIPEAEANRAVYAENRRLMLEGLPRAGFDRIAPPEGAFYIYADVSHLTDDSVAFAAEILDKAGVAVTPGLDFDPDRGVRTLRFSYARATADIAEGLARLTAFMAAR; the protein is encoded by the coding sequence ATGCGACACTCCCTGCGCGGACAGGTTGACCCGTTCATCGTAATGGACGTGATGGAGGCGGCCGCCCGGGCCGAGGCGGCAGGTCGCCATGTCATCCACATGGAGGTCGGCCAGCCCGGCACCCCCGCACCCCTGGGCGCGCGACAGGCGCTGGCGCAGGCGCTGGAACAGCCTTTGGGCTATACCTTGGCCCTGGGCCTGCCCGCGCTGCGACAGGGCATCGCGGACCTGTACCGCCGCTGGTACGGGGTCGATCTGGACCCGGCGCGGGTCGTGGTCACGCCGGGCAGCAGCGGGGCCTTCATCCTGGCCTTTTCGGCGCTGTTCGATGCGGGCGACAGGGTGGCGATGGGCTATCCGGGCTATCCCAGCTATCGCCAGATCCTGCGCGCGATGTCGCTGACCCCGGTTGGCATCCCGACCCGCCCCGAGGACCGCTATCAGCCCCGGCCCGACGATCTGCCCGACGACGTGCAGGGGCTGATCCTGGCCTCTCCGGGCAATCCGTCGGGGACAGTGCTGACCGTGCCGGAGCTGGCGGGCCTGACCCAGGCCGCTGCCGCGCGGGGCATGGCGGTGATATCGGACGAGATCTATCACGGGCTGTCCTATGCCGACCGCTGCCATTCCGCGCTTGAGGTGACGGATGAGGTTCTGGTCGTAAACTCCTTCAGCAAATACTTTTCCATGACGGGGTGGCGGGTCGGATGGATGGTCGTGCCGCCCGATATGGTGCGCACGGTCGAGCGTCTGGCCCAGAACCTGTTCATCTGTCCGCCCCATGCCAGCCAGGTGGCGGCCCTGGCCGCGCTGGACTGCATCCCCGAGGCCGAGGCCAACCGCGCCGTCTATGCCGAGAACCGCCGCCTGATGCTGGAGGGGCTGCCGCGCGCGGGCTTTGACCGCATCGCCCCGCCCGAGGGCGCGTTCTACATCTATGCCGACGTGTCGCACCTGACCGACGATTCCGTGGCCTTCGCGGCCGAGATCCTGGACAAGGCGGGCGTCGCGGTCACGCCGGGGCTGGATTTCGACCCCGACCGCGGCGTGCGCACGCTGCGCTTTTCCTATGCCCGCGCGACGGCGGACATCGCCGAGGGCCTGGCCCGGTTGACGGCCTTCATGGCGGCCAGATGA